A genomic segment from Pectinophora gossypiella chromosome 3, ilPecGoss1.1, whole genome shotgun sequence encodes:
- the LOC126381192 gene encoding uncharacterized protein LOC126381192 encodes MARAFTALLLGTALISVTSGVTKKSCEEFGRGVSFTSTQAIGTWHLVRLEQSKDPGDAQCVQFSTVGEQERKDLASRIGKVVDVQWEKLALKMQIPCPSGQNNKTRDYYLECLDVPGSYRTLQMPMPSAKLETADFGRHPMRLKMVLDKYLAMMDCYHNFVFVMGKQPHIERVEPELKKLLEDNAANDY; translated from the exons ATGGCACGGGCGTTCACAGCATTGCTTTTGG GCACTGCCCTAATTAGCGTTACATCAGGAGTCACCAAGAAGAGCTGCGAGGAATTCGGTCGAGGAGTCAGCTTTACCTCGACGCAAGCTATCGGTACTTGGCACCTTGTACGACTGGAGCAGAGCAAGGACCCTGGGGACGCCCAGTGTGTGCAGTTCTCTACTGTTGGTGAACAG GAGCGCAAAGACCTGGCCAGCCGTATCGGGAAAGTAGTGGACGTGCAATGGGAGAAACTGGCGCTAAAGATGCAGATCCCGTGTCCGAGTGGTCAGAATAACAAGACAAGGGATTACTACCTGGAGTGCCTTGACGTGCCCGGCTCGTACAGGACGCTGCAGATGCCGATGCCAAGTG CTAAATTAGAAACTGCTGACTTCGGACGCCACCCGATGCGTCTGAAGATGGTGCTCGATAAATACCTAGCCATGATGGACTGTTACCACAACTTCGTGTTCGTCATGGGCAAGCAACCCCATATCGAACGCGTAGAGCCAGAACTCAAGAAGCTCCTAGAAGACAACGCCGCTAATGACTATTAA